From Amycolatopsis sp. cg9, one genomic window encodes:
- a CDS encoding carbohydrate ABC transporter permease, whose protein sequence is MIRRAGRNAAAATFCLVWIFPVYWMVLTAFKPAGKILSPTPEFLPFDVTFDNFASALAKPGFLQDLLNSVVVVVAVVALSIVVAFLAATALTRFRFFGRRSFLVGVLVLQMVPVPALVIPLFLSLKSAHLLDTLFGLVLTYVALVLPFTIWTLRGFLHGIPVELEEAAMVDGATRGRVMRSVLLPLVLPGLIATSVFAFITAWNDFLFAYVIMKDSSGYTLPVWLVSFSTSTGTDYGGLIAASTLFALPVVVFFALVQRHLVEGMTAGAVKG, encoded by the coding sequence GTGATCCGGCGCGCCGGCCGGAATGCCGCGGCCGCCACCTTCTGCCTCGTGTGGATCTTCCCGGTGTACTGGATGGTGCTCACGGCGTTCAAGCCGGCGGGGAAGATCCTCAGCCCCACCCCGGAGTTCCTGCCCTTCGACGTCACCTTCGACAACTTCGCGAGCGCCCTCGCCAAGCCGGGGTTCCTCCAGGACCTCCTCAACAGCGTCGTGGTCGTCGTGGCCGTCGTCGCACTGTCCATCGTGGTCGCGTTCCTCGCGGCGACGGCGCTGACGCGGTTCCGGTTCTTCGGGCGCCGCAGCTTCCTCGTCGGGGTGCTGGTGCTGCAGATGGTCCCGGTGCCCGCGCTGGTCATCCCGCTGTTCCTCAGCCTGAAGAGCGCGCACCTGCTCGACACGCTCTTCGGCCTGGTGCTCACGTACGTGGCGCTCGTGCTGCCGTTCACGATCTGGACGCTGCGCGGGTTCCTGCACGGCATCCCCGTCGAACTGGAGGAGGCGGCGATGGTCGACGGCGCGACGCGCGGGCGCGTCATGCGCTCGGTCCTGCTGCCGCTCGTGCTGCCCGGGCTGATCGCGACCAGCGTGTTCGCCTTCATCACCGCGTGGAACGACTTCCTGTTCGCCTACGTGATCATGAAGGACAGCTCGGGCTACACGCTGCCGGTCTGGCTGGTCTCCTTCAGCACCAGCACGGGCACCGACTACGGCGGCCTCATCGCCGCGTCGACGCTGTTCGCGCTGCCCGTCGTCGTCTTCTTCGCGCTGGTGCAGCGCCACCTGGTCGAGGGCATGACCGCGGGCGCGGTGAAGGGCTGA
- a CDS encoding DUF742 domain-containing protein: MTGYAGEGEPRRSPALARPYAWTEGRTAPSVTIAVEALVETTAAGRASAGYQSTSALDQVIELCLRPRSLMEVAALLRLPLGVVRVLVSDLMEDGLVIVRDTLGETVGWDERHDLMERVLHGLRDL, encoded by the coding sequence GTGACCGGCTACGCGGGCGAAGGGGAGCCGCGCCGGAGCCCGGCGCTGGCCCGCCCCTACGCCTGGACCGAGGGCCGGACGGCGCCGTCGGTCACCATCGCGGTCGAAGCGCTCGTCGAAACCACGGCGGCGGGCCGGGCCTCGGCCGGCTACCAGTCGACCAGCGCGCTCGACCAGGTCATCGAGCTGTGCCTCCGGCCGCGGTCGCTGATGGAGGTCGCCGCGCTGCTGCGGCTGCCGCTGGGGGTGGTCCGGGTGCTCGTCTCGGACCTGATGGAGGACGGCCTGGTGATCGTCCGGGACACCCTCGGCGAAACCGTCGGCTGGGACGAGCGCCACGACCTGATGGAACGCGTGCTGCACGGCCTGCGCGACCTGTAG
- a CDS encoding roadblock/LC7 domain-containing protein → MTELPDVHQRRAPGAEPSARPLGAFPGTAPAPERTAALNWLVHGFVQDVSGVAHAVLVSADGLLVAADESLPRERADQLAAIAAGLSSLSLGTAELFTAGRVVQSVIEMEQGFLLLMSVGDGSNLVVLASTGCDIGLVGYEMTMLVERVGRQVDVPAREMPVAQDRR, encoded by the coding sequence ATGACCGAACTCCCCGACGTGCACCAGCGGCGCGCGCCCGGTGCCGAACCGTCGGCCCGGCCGCTGGGGGCCTTTCCCGGCACCGCGCCGGCGCCCGAACGGACGGCCGCGCTGAACTGGCTCGTCCACGGCTTCGTCCAGGACGTGTCGGGGGTCGCGCACGCGGTGCTCGTGTCCGCCGACGGGTTGCTCGTCGCGGCCGACGAATCGCTGCCCCGGGAGCGCGCCGACCAGCTCGCGGCCATCGCCGCCGGGTTGTCGAGCCTGTCGCTCGGGACCGCGGAGCTGTTCACCGCCGGGCGGGTCGTCCAGTCGGTCATCGAGATGGAGCAGGGGTTCCTGCTGCTGATGAGCGTCGGCGACGGCTCGAACCTCGTGGTCCTCGCGTCGACCGGCTGCGACATCGGGCTCGTCGGCTACGAGATGACGATGCTGGTCGAGCGGGTGGGGCGACAGGTCGACGTGCCCGCGCGCGAGATGCCGGTGGCCCAGGACCGGCGGTGA
- a CDS encoding GntR family transcriptional regulator, translated as MKRDRVRRHLLKVIENAGPGTGLASERDLAAELGVSRPTVRAAIDELTRTGLLVRQRGRGTFTSPQKVTQELATGLAVPPAEGHWTSRVVAFTTAPAARSLAGELECEPGTPVLRVTRVRYVDDEPIAIESLALPASLVPGLRPAELETGNFYRLLRERFGIAVQDAVQTIEPAVTNPDQAELLEIAVYAPILHIERLTRDTTGRVVELTRSVYRGDRYRITSKLRFDAESG; from the coding sequence GTGAAGCGCGACCGCGTCCGGCGGCACCTGCTGAAGGTGATCGAGAACGCCGGCCCCGGCACCGGCCTGGCCTCCGAGCGGGACCTGGCCGCGGAGCTGGGCGTCTCGCGCCCGACCGTCCGGGCGGCGATCGACGAGCTGACCCGCACCGGGCTCCTGGTGCGCCAGCGCGGCCGCGGCACGTTCACCAGCCCGCAGAAGGTCACCCAGGAACTGGCCACCGGGCTCGCCGTCCCGCCCGCGGAAGGGCACTGGACCAGCCGGGTCGTCGCGTTCACCACGGCACCGGCGGCCCGCTCGCTCGCCGGCGAGCTGGAGTGCGAGCCGGGTACGCCGGTCCTGCGCGTCACCCGGGTCCGGTACGTCGACGACGAGCCGATCGCGATCGAAAGCCTGGCGCTGCCGGCGTCGCTGGTCCCGGGCCTGCGGCCGGCCGAGCTCGAGACCGGCAACTTCTACCGGCTGCTGCGGGAGCGCTTCGGGATCGCCGTGCAGGACGCGGTGCAGACGATCGAGCCCGCGGTGACCAACCCGGACCAGGCCGAGCTGCTGGAAATCGCGGTGTACGCGCCGATCCTGCACATCGAGCGGCTGACCCGCGACACGACCGGCCGCGTGGTCGAGCTGACCCGCTCGGTCTACCGGGGCGACCGGTACCGCATCACGTCGAAACTCCGCTTCGACGCCGAATCCGGTTGA
- a CDS encoding beta-N-acetylhexosaminidase, whose amino-acid sequence MLIPHPARLTRRAGSFTPAGVQAGPGTEGPARLLAEYADLPLVYSGPVIRLALEPGFGPEEYALDITPESALLTAATEAGLLAGVQTVRQLLPRLDCLTIRDAPRLPWRGVLLDVARHFLPLEFLREFVDLLALHKYNVLHLHLTDDQGWRIEVDGWPRLTEIGAWRTESMIGAAGSGVFDGVPHGGSYTQRELRDLVAFAAGRGVRIVPEIDLPGHVRAALAAYPELGNRPDVRLPVWTEWGISPDILGVHDGALAFCRDVLTQVADVFPGPHLHIGGDECPTTQWETSPVAREKAARLGLRTTAELHPWFLGELHRVVAGLGRRAVCWDETGHAAGRLPAELVVTAWRDAAHGALAVSRGHQVVMAPHTSTYFDYRQTEEPGEPPREPVTTLEDVYRFDPLAGGLPVSDGTRPGVLGTQAQLWTEHAPTPDHVRHLAFPRLCALAERAWSPPGRGYADFHQRLAGHLTRLRALGALPKERVRFAGAVPVPEKTVP is encoded by the coding sequence ATGCTCATCCCCCACCCCGCGCGGCTGACCCGCCGCGCCGGTTCCTTCACGCCCGCCGGCGTCCAGGCGGGACCCGGCACCGAAGGACCGGCCCGGCTGCTCGCCGAGTACGCGGACCTCCCGCTCGTCTACAGTGGACCCGTCATCCGGCTCGCCCTGGAACCGGGTTTCGGGCCCGAGGAATACGCCCTCGACATCACCCCGGAAAGCGCGCTCTTGACCGCGGCCACGGAAGCGGGCCTGCTCGCCGGCGTGCAGACGGTCCGCCAGCTGCTCCCCCGGCTCGACTGCCTGACGATCCGCGACGCGCCCCGGCTGCCGTGGCGCGGGGTGCTGCTCGACGTCGCCCGGCACTTCCTGCCGCTGGAGTTCCTCCGGGAGTTCGTCGATCTGCTGGCGCTGCACAAGTACAACGTCCTGCACCTGCACCTCACCGACGACCAGGGCTGGCGGATCGAGGTCGACGGGTGGCCCCGGCTCACCGAGATCGGGGCGTGGCGCACGGAATCGATGATCGGGGCCGCGGGCAGCGGCGTCTTCGACGGCGTTCCCCACGGCGGCTCCTACACCCAGCGGGAGCTTCGGGACCTGGTCGCCTTCGCCGCCGGGCGCGGCGTGCGGATCGTGCCGGAGATCGACCTGCCCGGCCACGTCCGCGCGGCGCTGGCCGCCTACCCCGAACTCGGCAACCGGCCGGACGTGCGGCTTCCGGTGTGGACGGAGTGGGGCATCAGCCCGGACATCCTCGGCGTCCACGACGGCGCGCTCGCCTTCTGCCGGGACGTGCTCACGCAGGTCGCGGACGTCTTCCCGGGGCCGCACCTGCACATCGGCGGCGACGAATGCCCGACGACGCAGTGGGAAACCAGCCCGGTCGCGCGGGAGAAGGCGGCGCGGCTCGGGTTGCGCACCACCGCCGAACTCCACCCGTGGTTCCTCGGCGAGCTGCACCGCGTGGTCGCCGGGCTCGGCAGGCGGGCGGTGTGCTGGGACGAGACCGGCCACGCCGCGGGCCGGCTGCCCGCCGAGCTGGTCGTCACCGCGTGGCGCGACGCCGCGCACGGCGCGCTGGCCGTGTCCCGCGGCCACCAGGTCGTGATGGCCCCGCACACCTCGACGTACTTCGACTACCGGCAGACCGAAGAACCGGGCGAGCCGCCCCGCGAACCCGTGACGACGCTGGAGGACGTCTACCGCTTCGACCCGCTGGCCGGCGGCCTCCCGGTCAGCGACGGCACCCGGCCGGGTGTGCTCGGGACGCAGGCCCAGCTGTGGACCGAGCACGCGCCGACCCCCGACCACGTGCGCCACCTGGCGTTCCCGCGGCTGTGCGCGCTGGCCGAACGGGCGTGGTCGCCACCGGGCCGCGGTTATGCTGATTTCCACCAGCGCCTGGCCGGGCACCTCACCCGGCTGCGCGCGCTGGGTGCCCTGCCGAAGGAGCGCGTCCGGTTCGCCGGTGCGGTCCCCGTACCCGAAAAGACGGTGCCTTGA
- a CDS encoding low temperature requirement protein A: MTDVDDNAGAAPGHGKRVGWVELYFDLVFVFAVGQVAHGIVAEPEWPRVAAALGLFATLWWTWIGFAVLYNRRGDDSRAADRLFVLAGTIPCAIAATQAHHVFDGHPAIFALAMAGVRVILAAAHRWPSREGLDQRRISWGYTASAVLFAASAFAPHTWAFWVFALLQEAGFLLLGDRPRRRRGERPSRATRWRELIAAPHDPNLAVDSAHLAERFGLFMILLLGELVITVGTAALERPADDVAYWLAMIGGLVLTGALWWLYFTSAARIYERMLDLSGGNPALAYSLYAGGHLPPAFALVLIAAGVNLALHESPPHAAVWFATAGLTIYLLGTRVFAAGSHRWYHGLTRTAALATTVCLAFLDRLLPAPAVILVIAVWGVGAAAIASTFRRRALDRMGDDPLTFLRQRSLEGP; encoded by the coding sequence GTGACCGATGTGGACGACAACGCCGGCGCCGCGCCGGGACACGGCAAGCGGGTCGGGTGGGTCGAGCTGTACTTCGACCTGGTCTTCGTGTTCGCGGTGGGCCAGGTGGCGCACGGCATCGTGGCCGAACCCGAGTGGCCGCGGGTCGCCGCCGCGCTCGGCCTGTTCGCGACGCTGTGGTGGACGTGGATCGGCTTCGCCGTGCTCTACAACCGCCGCGGCGACGACAGCCGCGCCGCCGACCGGCTGTTCGTGCTCGCCGGCACCATCCCGTGCGCGATCGCCGCCACCCAGGCGCACCACGTCTTCGACGGGCACCCGGCGATCTTCGCGCTGGCCATGGCCGGCGTCCGCGTGATCCTGGCGGCCGCGCACCGGTGGCCGTCCCGCGAAGGGCTCGACCAGCGCCGGATCAGCTGGGGCTACACGGCGTCGGCGGTGCTCTTCGCGGCCTCGGCGTTCGCGCCCCACACGTGGGCGTTCTGGGTGTTCGCGCTGCTGCAGGAGGCGGGCTTCCTGCTGCTGGGCGACCGGCCCCGCCGGCGGCGCGGCGAACGGCCGTCGCGCGCGACCCGGTGGCGCGAACTGATCGCGGCCCCGCACGACCCCAACCTCGCGGTCGACTCGGCCCACCTCGCCGAGCGCTTCGGGCTGTTCATGATCCTGCTGCTGGGCGAGCTGGTGATCACGGTCGGCACGGCGGCGCTCGAGCGCCCGGCCGACGACGTCGCCTACTGGCTGGCCATGATCGGCGGCCTGGTGCTGACCGGCGCGCTGTGGTGGCTGTACTTCACGTCGGCGGCGCGGATCTACGAGCGGATGCTCGACCTCTCCGGCGGCAACCCGGCGCTCGCGTATTCGCTGTACGCGGGCGGCCACCTGCCCCCGGCGTTCGCCCTGGTCCTCATCGCGGCGGGGGTGAACCTGGCGCTGCACGAGTCCCCGCCCCACGCGGCGGTGTGGTTCGCCACGGCGGGCCTGACGATCTACCTGCTCGGCACCCGCGTCTTCGCGGCCGGCTCCCACCGCTGGTACCACGGCCTGACCCGGACGGCGGCCCTGGCGACCACGGTGTGCCTGGCCTTCCTGGACCGCCTCCTCCCGGCACCGGCGGTGATCCTGGTGATCGCGGTGTGGGGCGTCGGCGCGGCCGCGATCGCGTCGACGTTCCGGCGGCGGGCCCTGGACCGCATGGGCGACGACCCGCTGACCTTCCTGCGGCAGCGCAGCTTGGAGGGCCCGTGA
- a CDS encoding MHYT domain-containing protein has translation MEHFALGHWLLVLAYLTSVVGCALGLACAVQARHAASSRHRLRWLVLAAISIGGVGIWLMHFVAMLGFSTPGMPVRYDVFRTVLSALLSVAAVFAGLLVVGGRAKFGWWRLALGGVITGLAVNVMHYTGMSALRVKGDFGYDGLLVALSVVIAVVAATAALWFAVFLDRLSLRLLAGFVMGAAVTGMHYTGMAAVRMTMDMTAPDPAGVEVFSFLFPVFVLAAIAMAVPLCAVLMAPAVGRDGPREAPERLPRPVILENAQQ, from the coding sequence ATGGAACACTTCGCGCTCGGGCACTGGCTGCTCGTGCTCGCCTACCTGACTTCGGTGGTCGGCTGCGCGCTCGGCCTCGCCTGCGCGGTGCAGGCCCGCCACGCGGCGAGCAGCCGGCACCGCCTGCGATGGCTGGTGCTGGCGGCGATCTCGATCGGCGGCGTCGGCATCTGGCTGATGCACTTCGTGGCCATGCTGGGCTTCAGCACGCCGGGGATGCCGGTGCGCTACGACGTCTTCCGCACCGTGCTGTCGGCACTGCTGTCGGTCGCCGCGGTGTTCGCCGGGCTCCTGGTCGTCGGCGGCCGCGCGAAGTTCGGCTGGTGGCGGCTCGCGCTCGGCGGCGTGATCACCGGCCTCGCGGTCAACGTCATGCACTACACGGGGATGTCGGCCCTGCGCGTGAAGGGCGACTTCGGCTACGACGGCTTGCTGGTGGCGCTGTCGGTGGTGATCGCGGTGGTCGCGGCGACGGCCGCGCTGTGGTTCGCGGTCTTCCTCGACCGGCTGTCCCTGCGCCTGCTCGCCGGGTTCGTGATGGGCGCGGCGGTCACCGGCATGCACTACACGGGCATGGCCGCGGTGCGGATGACCATGGACATGACCGCGCCGGACCCGGCGGGCGTCGAGGTGTTCTCCTTCCTGTTCCCGGTGTTCGTGCTCGCCGCGATCGCGATGGCGGTCCCGCTCTGCGCGGTCCTGATGGCCCCGGCGGTCGGCCGGGACGGCCCGCGGGAAGCGCCGGAACGCCTCCCGCGGCCGGTCATCCTAGAGAACGCACAGCAGTGA
- a CDS encoding ATP-binding protein produces the protein MHERTPTPRRMADAAWWPAHWSVRTKISVVLLLPVLVAVALAEIRIQGELDRATQLSAARDRLPVLHDTIGLTESLGQEMVAAVAVPAGAPSAVTAAVDAKVAAIQRDTGFAPLPGDSGRALNTALGKLAGIRAAGAANGDTRTKAAGYNDIIATLGDLVPETVPADVAGTAEVAQLLVHLRGELATEETYVRATLASPDDASLRPAAVQTAAEQEVLAEQAEHQLTGALLARFKTATEGAEDRLDATAASLSSIATETTGVTAVLNDVTAKLASDVSAAADDARSDSLRDTALVLGALLGALAIALLVVRSLVTPVRRLRAAALHAANEALPETVRQVREGTEVDWRAVPAVGVRTNEEIGQLASAFDDMHREAVRLAVEQADLRKQVSEMFMTLSRRSQSLVEQQLTIIEDLESGEQDPRRLDELFRIDHIATRLRRNGENLHVLAGGRPVRHGREPVPTRDLLRAATSEVKDYRRVALGNAPRGSVQPEAAADVVHILAELLENATRFSPPEHKVALTADRGADGGLLIEVVDQGLGMTPDELTTANARLAAAATVGPETTRRMGLFVVGRLAALHGVTVRLRATAPGVRHAGVTASVHVPGALVIADLARPIGGSRAAARQNGHARPVAVVPAQASTPIFEQVVTSWFTEPSAKPMPRRTPRTEPPAAPAGWPTEADVATNGTTGSGEWPVVPDAETGARADRSGTGEWPVVPAAESAGRPDRSGSGEWPVVPATEGSARADRAGAAGRPGSGEPAGSSGRADRSGEGSTRAERSGSGEPVGSGGRAGRSGEWPVVSAVDRRGPGEAGDSRQAPDAGSGDRPAESAGRADRSGEWPAVPAPAAKTPAANSPDTEPPAVKALPDWSGPADQARLAAESALQPAAVQNLSSAGLPTRRPGAQLAPGAALPRVREPDGAAFRDATAVRNSLSRHYQGMRAARQQSAGRADESGKDGVEPR, from the coding sequence ATGCACGAAAGAACGCCCACGCCCCGCCGGATGGCGGACGCCGCGTGGTGGCCGGCGCACTGGAGCGTGCGCACCAAGATCAGCGTCGTGCTGCTGCTGCCGGTGCTGGTCGCGGTGGCGCTGGCGGAGATCCGGATCCAGGGCGAGCTCGACCGCGCCACCCAGCTGAGCGCGGCCCGCGACCGGCTGCCGGTGCTGCACGACACGATCGGCCTCACCGAGTCGCTGGGGCAGGAGATGGTCGCCGCGGTGGCCGTCCCGGCCGGGGCGCCGAGCGCGGTCACCGCCGCCGTGGACGCGAAGGTGGCCGCGATCCAGCGCGACACCGGCTTCGCGCCGCTGCCCGGCGACAGCGGCCGCGCGCTGAACACCGCGCTGGGCAAGCTCGCCGGCATCCGCGCGGCGGGCGCCGCGAACGGCGACACCCGCACGAAAGCCGCCGGCTACAACGACATCATCGCCACGCTCGGCGACCTCGTGCCCGAGACGGTCCCGGCCGACGTCGCCGGCACCGCGGAGGTCGCCCAGCTGCTGGTGCACCTGCGCGGCGAGCTGGCGACCGAAGAGACGTACGTGCGGGCGACGCTCGCCAGCCCCGACGACGCCTCGCTCCGCCCGGCCGCCGTCCAGACCGCCGCCGAGCAGGAAGTGCTCGCCGAACAGGCCGAACACCAGCTGACCGGTGCGCTGCTGGCGAGGTTCAAGACCGCGACGGAAGGCGCCGAAGACCGGCTCGACGCCACCGCGGCGTCGCTGTCGTCGATCGCCACGGAGACGACGGGCGTGACGGCCGTGCTGAACGACGTCACGGCGAAGCTGGCTTCGGACGTCTCGGCGGCCGCCGACGACGCCCGGTCGGACTCGCTGCGCGACACGGCGCTGGTGCTCGGCGCGCTGCTGGGCGCACTCGCCATCGCCTTGCTGGTGGTGCGCTCGCTGGTCACGCCGGTGCGCCGGCTGCGTGCGGCGGCGCTGCACGCGGCGAACGAGGCGCTCCCGGAAACCGTCCGGCAGGTCCGGGAAGGCACGGAAGTCGACTGGCGCGCGGTGCCCGCGGTCGGCGTCCGGACGAACGAGGAGATCGGCCAGCTGGCCAGCGCGTTCGACGACATGCACCGCGAGGCGGTGCGGCTGGCGGTCGAGCAGGCCGACCTCCGCAAGCAGGTCAGCGAGATGTTCATGACGCTCTCGCGGCGGAGCCAGTCGCTGGTGGAGCAGCAGCTGACGATCATCGAGGACCTCGAGTCCGGCGAGCAGGACCCGCGCCGGCTGGACGAGCTGTTCCGCATCGACCACATCGCCACCCGGTTGCGCCGCAACGGCGAGAACCTGCACGTCCTGGCCGGCGGCCGCCCGGTCCGCCACGGCCGCGAGCCGGTGCCGACCCGTGACCTGTTGCGCGCGGCGACCTCGGAGGTCAAGGACTACCGCCGCGTCGCGCTGGGCAACGCCCCGCGCGGTTCGGTCCAGCCGGAGGCGGCCGCGGACGTGGTCCACATCCTGGCCGAGCTGCTGGAGAACGCGACGCGGTTCTCGCCGCCGGAGCACAAGGTCGCCCTGACCGCGGACCGCGGCGCCGACGGCGGCCTCCTGATCGAGGTGGTCGACCAGGGCCTCGGCATGACCCCGGACGAGCTGACGACGGCCAACGCCCGCCTCGCCGCGGCGGCGACGGTCGGCCCGGAAACGACCCGGCGCATGGGCCTGTTCGTGGTCGGCAGGCTCGCTGCCCTCCACGGCGTGACGGTCCGCCTCCGCGCCACGGCCCCGGGCGTCCGCCACGCCGGCGTGACGGCGAGCGTCCACGTACCCGGTGCGCTGGTGATCGCGGACTTGGCCCGCCCGATCGGCGGCAGCCGCGCGGCCGCCCGCCAGAACGGCCACGCCCGCCCGGTGGCGGTCGTGCCGGCGCAGGCGTCGACGCCGATCTTCGAGCAGGTGGTGACGAGCTGGTTCACCGAGCCGTCGGCGAAACCGATGCCCCGCCGGACACCGCGCACGGAACCCCCGGCGGCACCGGCCGGCTGGCCCACCGAGGCCGACGTGGCCACGAACGGCACCACCGGCAGCGGCGAATGGCCGGTGGTCCCGGACGCGGAGACCGGCGCGCGGGCCGATCGGTCGGGAACGGGCGAGTGGCCGGTGGTCCCGGCGGCGGAGAGTGCGGGGCGGCCGGACCGTTCCGGCTCCGGTGAGTGGCCGGTGGTTCCGGCCACCGAGGGGTCGGCGAGGGCGGATCGCGCCGGCGCGGCGGGCCGGCCTGGCTCGGGTGAGCCGGCCGGCAGTAGCGGCCGGGCGGATCGCTCCGGCGAGGGTTCGACGCGAGCGGAACGGTCCGGCTCGGGTGAGCCGGTCGGCAGTGGCGGCCGGGCGGGTCGCTCCGGTGAGTGGCCCGTGGTCTCGGCGGTGGACCGGCGCGGTCCGGGCGAGGCGGGCGACTCGCGGCAGGCGCCCGATGCCGGCTCGGGCGATCGGCCTGCCGAGAGTGCCGGCCGGGCCGATCGTTCCGGCGAGTGGCCCGCAGTCCCGGCCCCGGCAGCCAAAACTCCGGCCGCCAACTCCCCGGACACCGAACCCCCGGCCGTCAAAGCCCTGCCGGACTGGTCCGGCCCGGCCGACCAAGCGCGGCTCGCTGCGGAAAGCGCTCTCCAGCCCGCCGCCGTGCAGAACCTCAGCTCCGCCGGCCTGCCGACCCGGCGGCCCGGGGCGCAGCTCGCTCCCGGGGCCGCCCTGCCCCGGGTGCGGGAGCCGGACGGGGCGGCGTTCCGGGACGCCACCGCCGTCCGCAACAGCTTGTCCCGGCACTACCAGGGCATGCGCGCGGCGCGGCAGCAGAGCGCCGGCCGTGCGGACGAATCCGGAAAGGACGGAGTGGAACCCCGATGA
- a CDS encoding carbohydrate ABC transporter permease, translating into MLLVKARPRAPERPAAPRRRRSLLPYGLLLPAAALLGLVLGYPLLRLVVISLQEYGLRSLFTGTTGFAGWDNYAAVLGDGQLLPVLARSVGFCAALVLGTLLIGFGVALMLRKLGRGMRTAVTLCLIAAWALPNVASTLVWQWLFQPGYGVVNWLLTRLGFGDLTQHDWTTSPASAFTLVWLLVVWQSVPFVALTLYAGLSQIPQSYYEAAALDGAGPWRAHRTITLPFLQPILGLVTILSVIWDFTVFNQIWILTQGGPDGGTTTLGIWTFTRAFSRNDFGQGAAIAVVSVALLVGLTAVYVRRLVRSGEDL; encoded by the coding sequence GTGTTGCTCGTGAAAGCGCGGCCGCGCGCGCCGGAAAGACCGGCGGCGCCCCGGCGGCGCCGATCGCTGCTGCCGTACGGCCTGCTCCTGCCCGCGGCCGCGCTGCTCGGGCTGGTGCTCGGCTACCCGCTGCTGCGGCTGGTCGTCATCTCGCTGCAGGAGTACGGCCTGCGGTCGCTGTTCACCGGCACGACGGGCTTCGCGGGCTGGGACAACTACGCCGCCGTGCTCGGCGACGGCCAGCTGCTCCCGGTGCTCGCCCGCAGCGTCGGGTTCTGCGCCGCGCTGGTGCTCGGCACGCTCCTCATCGGCTTCGGGGTCGCCCTCATGCTGCGCAAGCTGGGCCGCGGGATGCGCACGGCGGTGACGCTGTGCCTGATCGCCGCCTGGGCACTGCCGAACGTGGCGTCCACCCTGGTCTGGCAGTGGCTCTTCCAGCCCGGGTACGGCGTGGTGAACTGGCTGCTGACCCGGCTCGGTTTCGGGGACCTCACCCAGCACGACTGGACGACCTCGCCCGCGTCGGCGTTCACCCTGGTGTGGCTGCTCGTCGTCTGGCAGTCGGTGCCGTTCGTCGCGCTCACGCTCTACGCCGGGCTTTCGCAGATCCCGCAGTCCTACTACGAAGCGGCGGCGCTCGACGGCGCCGGGCCGTGGCGGGCGCACCGCACGATCACGCTGCCGTTCCTGCAGCCGATCCTCGGCCTGGTCACGATCCTCTCCGTCATCTGGGACTTCACCGTGTTCAACCAGATCTGGATCCTCACCCAGGGCGGCCCGGACGGCGGCACCACGACGCTCGGCATCTGGACGTTCACCCGCGCCTTCAGCCGCAACGACTTCGGCCAGGGCGCGGCGATCGCCGTCGTCTCGGTCGCGCTGCTCGTCGGGCTGACCGCGGTGTACGTGCGCCGGCTCGTCCGGTCCGGGGAGGACCTGTGA